In a single window of the Salifodinibacter halophilus genome:
- a CDS encoding electron transfer flavoprotein subunit alpha/FixB family protein produces QIAALAKGYSHVFGPSTTFGKDLMPCVAALLGVAQVSDVMAVEASHTFKRPIYAGNAIVTVEAPADHTVVATVRTASWPEAAKGGSASVE; encoded by the coding sequence CGCAGATCGCCGCGCTGGCCAAGGGCTACAGCCACGTGTTCGGCCCCTCGACCACCTTCGGCAAGGACCTGATGCCGTGCGTGGCCGCGCTGCTCGGCGTGGCCCAGGTGTCGGACGTGATGGCGGTGGAAGCCAGCCACACCTTCAAGCGCCCGATCTACGCCGGCAACGCCATCGTCACCGTCGAAGCCCCGGCCGATCACACCGTGGTCGCGACCGTGCGCACCGCGTCGTGGCCGGAAGCGGCCAAGGGCGGCAGTGCGTCGGTGGAAG